Part of the Neisseria leonii genome is shown below.
GAATATACATGGCACGCTCTACCGACTGGATACGGCGGGTTTCATTAATCATGGCGGTGTGTCGGGTTCGGTATCGGCAAAACGCCCCCGGCAGAGCGCACGGGGGCGGAGGCGAAAATGATTCGGATTAAGCGTCTGCTTTTTTCAGGATTTCAAACAGCTGGTCTTTCAGAGCCAGTTTTTGAACTTTCAGCTTCTCGATTTCGTCATGAGCCGAAACGCTGGTTACCGGATTGTTTTCCAGGCCGGTGATTTTGTCGTCCAAATCGTTGTGTTCGTCAAACAGGCGGGCGAAATGCTTGTCTTCCTGTTTGAGTTTGCTGATCAGGTCACGGTATTCGGGAAACATAACGGACTCCTTTGGTTGGAAAGTGGAAAGAAACAGGCCGCAGCCTGTCTGCCGGACACAGCCATTATAGCAAAGTGCGCCGGTTTGCCATACGGGGCATGGGCGGAGTCTGAATAATTTATGAATGAAATTGTTGGGCGCTGTCGGCTTTTTCATGTGGCGGCCGTCGGGATTTCGGTTACAATAGCCGCAAATCCACGCCCCGGCTGCCGCCGGGTTTGTCCGACCCTCAGCATAGGAAGCGAATCCATGTTTTCAAAAAGCGTTACCATCGAAAAATACGATCCCGAATTGGCCGCAGCGATGGCCGATGAAGTTGCGCGCCAGCAAGACCATATCGAGCTGATTGCCTCTGAAAACTATGTCAGCTGCGCCGTGATGGAAGCGCAGGGCAGCCAATTGACCAACAAATACGCCGAAGGTTATCCGGGCAAACGCTATTACGGCGGCTGCGAATATGTCGATGTTGCCGAGCAGCTGGCCATCGACCGCGTGAAAAAACTGTTCGGTGCCGAATATGCCAATGTCCAGCCGCATTCGGGCAGTCAGGCCAACCAAGCCGTTTACGCTGCGGTCTTGAAACCGGGCGACACCATTTTGGGCATGAGCCTCGCCCACGGCGGCCATCTGACCCACGGTGCGAGCGTGAATATTTCCGGCAAACTTTACAACGCGGTTACCTACGGTTTGGACGAAAACGAAGTTCTGGATTATGCCGAAGTAGAACGCCTAGCTCTGGAACACAAGCCGAAAATGATTGTGGCGGGCGCATCGGCCTACGCGCTGCAAATCGACTGGGCGAAATTCCGCGAAATCGCCGATAAAGTGGGCGCATATCTGTTTGTCGATATGGCGCACTATGCCGGTCTGGTGGCCGGCGGCGAATATCCGAACCCTGTTCCTTTCGCCGACT
Proteins encoded:
- a CDS encoding YdcH family protein, which gives rise to MFPEYRDLISKLKQEDKHFARLFDEHNDLDDKITGLENNPVTSVSAHDEIEKLKVQKLALKDQLFEILKKADA
- the glyA gene encoding serine hydroxymethyltransferase; translation: MFSKSVTIEKYDPELAAAMADEVARQQDHIELIASENYVSCAVMEAQGSQLTNKYAEGYPGKRYYGGCEYVDVAEQLAIDRVKKLFGAEYANVQPHSGSQANQAVYAAVLKPGDTILGMSLAHGGHLTHGASVNISGKLYNAVTYGLDENEVLDYAEVERLALEHKPKMIVAGASAYALQIDWAKFREIADKVGAYLFVDMAHYAGLVAGGEYPNPVPFADFVTTTTHKTLRGPRGGVILCRDNTHEKALNSAIFPSLQGGPLMHVIAAKAVAFKEALEPEFKQYAKQVKINAAAMAEELVKRGLRIISGRTESHVFLVDLRAKNITGKAAEEALGKAHITINKNAIPNDPEKPFVTSGIRVGASAITTRGFSEADARELANLVADVLENPQDEATLNRVAAAAKALCDKNPVYGA